AACGGCGGAAGTTGCGGTTCTCCAGGAACATGTGCCAGCCGCGCTGCGGCGTCTTCAGCTGCTCGTCGATGTCGGCCACTTCGCGCGACACGACGTCGCTGTCTCCACGCAGGCGCTGCAGCACGTCGATGGCCTCCTGCCGGCGACCGCGCATCAGCAGCCAGCGCGGGCTGTCGGGCAGGAACAGCACGCCCAGCAGGAACAACACGCCGGGAACCGCGATGATGCCGAGCATCCAGCGCCAGGCGCCGCTGTAACTGAAGGCCGTGTCGGAAAGAAACGCCACCAGGATGCCGATGGTGATCATCAGCTGGTAGGTCGAGATCATGGCACCGCGGATGTATTCCGGCGCGACCTCGGCCAGGTACAGCGGCGCCGTGAACGACGCGATGCCGATGGCGATGCCCAGCACGACGCGAGAGGCGATCAACGTCTCCGGCGACCACGCCATGCCCGACAGCAGCGAACCGATGACGAACAGCACGGCACCCAGCACCAGCGAACGCTTGCGGCCGAGATGACCCGACAGCCAGCTGGCTGCCAGGGCGCCTGCGGCGGCGCCGAACATCATGGAACTGACGATCCATTCGATGGTGTGGTCGCTCACCTTGTACTCGGCCTGGATGAACTGGGTGGCGCCGGAGATCACGCCGACGTCGAGGCCGAACATGAGGCCCGCCAACGCCGCGAGTATGCAGACGAAGACGACGGTGGCCTTGGATTGCGTCGAGGATGACGCGATGGCTTGGGCGTTCATGGGTAAAGCTCCCCCGCTGGCGATGGTGTGGCCCCTGTGGGCATGAGTGGGCCGCGATCCCTACGCGGCGGCGATGACGTGTGGCGGCGGCCCGGGGAAACGCGGTTCGGGCAATCCACCGAAGTCCGAGTGCACGGCGAACAGCGCGCCGGCATACGGTTGGCTGGCGAGCGCGGCTTCGTCGAGGCCATCGCGCGCGCTGGTGATGTAGAGCGTCGAAAGGTGGGTGCCGCCGAAGGCGGGCCGCGTCGGTTGCGAAGCCGCCACGTCGATGCAGCGATCCATGCGGCCCTCGCTGGTGTAGCGCACCACGCGGCCGAGGCCCCACTGCGCATTCCACAGCGCGCCCTCGGCGTCCACCGCCGAACCATCCGGCTCGCCGCGCGGATCGTCCAGCGCGACGAAGGTGCGCACGTTGGACACCTGGTCGCCGTAGTCGCAGCACTGGATCGTGCGCGTCAGCGAATCGCAGAAATACATGAGGTCGCCGTCGGGACTGAAGGCGACGCTGTTGCTGATCGCCACGCCGGGCAGCGGCAGGCGTTCCAGCGAAAGATCGTGGTTCAGCCGATGAAAGCTGCCCACGGGCTGCTTGGGTCCGCCATCGGTCGGCTCGTGCAGCGTGCCGAACACGAAGCGGCCCTGACGATCGCAGGCGCCGTCGTTGAGGCGCGTGGGCTGCCCGGCTTCCACGGCCATGATCGGCACCAGCCGCTGGCTGGCCGGATGGAAGAAGGCCAGTTGCGAAGCGAGCCCCAGCAGCAGCCAGCCATCCGCCTCGCAGAGCACGAAGCAGGCCAGGCGCTCGGGCAGGCTCCACTGGTGCAACGCGCCGTCGTGCGGCCGATAGCGCCACAGTGTGGACGCGTGGATGTCGGTCCAATACAGCACCTGTCCGCGGTCGCACCACAGCACGCCTTCACCCAGCGTGTTGTGCACCTGCATCGCGACCGTGGCGCGCGTGTTCATACCCAGCCACCGTCGACGATGAAATCCTGTCCCGTGCACATGCGGCTGTCATCGGCGCCCAGGAACAGCGCGGCGCGTGCGAGGTCGTCCGCCATCAGGTAGCCCGGCAGGCACTGCACGCGGGCGATCTCCGCTTCGCCTTCGGCATCCAGCCACAGGCGACGCTGCTTCTCGGTGATCACCCAGCCGGGCACCAGCGCGTTGATGCGGATGCGATCATGGCCGAGTTCGCGCGCAAGGCCGTTCACCAGTCCGTGCACGGCGGCCTTGGCCATCGCATACATCGGGTAGCCGGCGTTCTTCTTCATCCAGCCGGTCGAGCCCAGGCAGATCACCGAGCCGCCGCCCAGCGTGCGCATGTCGTCACGCACGGCCTGCGTGGCGAAGTACTGATGGCGCAGGTTGATGGCGATGTTGCGGTCGAATTCCGCCGGCGTGGTCTGTCCAAAGGTGTGGCGCACATCGTTGGCGGCGTTGTTGACCAGCACGCCGACGGGACCGTGCGTCGCGCGTGCCGCATCGATGGATGCCTGCAGCGTGTCGAGATCGGTGACATCGCACGGCAGGAACAGCGGGCGGTGCTTCGACGCCGCGAGGCTCTCCACCAGCTGCTCGCCGCTCGCATGATCGATATCGACGAAGGACACGCGCGCGCCTTGCTGCGCGAAGTGTTCGACGAAGGCCGCGCCGATGCCGGTCGCGCCGCCGCTGATGAAGACGTGGCGATCGAGCAGGCTGGGGTAGGTGGCGAAGGCCGTCATGCTTACCACTCCGCCACGCTGCCGTCGGCGTGGCGCCAGATCGGGTTGCGCCAGCGGTGGCCCACGGCGGCGCGTTCGGCGACGTACGCTTCGTTGACCGAGATGCCGAGGCCGGGGCCGCCGGGAATCGTCACGAAGCCATCGTGGTAGGCGAACACGCTGCGGTCGTGCACGTAGTCGAGCAGGTCGTTGCCCGCGTTGTAGTGGATGCCCAGGCTCTGCTCCTGGATGAAGGCGTTGTAGCTGACCGCGTCGAGCTGCAGGCATGCCGCGAGCGCGATCGGGCCGAGCGGGCAGTGCAGCGCGAGCGCGACGTCGTAGGCTTCGGCCATCGCCGCGATCTTGCGCGTCTCCGTGATGCCGCCGGAATGCGAGGGGTCGGGCTGGATGATGTCCACGCCACCCATCTGCAGCACGCGCTTGAAGTCGTAGCGCGTGTACAGGCGCTCGCCCAGCGCGATGGGCGCGGGCGAGATGGCGGCGAGTTCCGGCAGGGCTTCCAGGTGATCGGACAGCACCGGCTCCTCGATGAACATCAGCTTGTACGGATCGAGTTCCTTCGCGAGCACCTTCGCCATCGGCTTGTGCACGCGGCCGTGGAAGTCCACGCCGATGCCGACGTGCGGGCCCACCGCGTCGCGCACGGCCGCGACGTTCGCGATCACCTGCTCGACCTTGTCGTAGGTATCGACGTACTGCAGTTCTTCCGTGGCATTCATCTTCACGGCGGTGAAGCCGCGTGCCACGGCGTCCTTCGCCTGGCGCGCCGTGTCGGCGGGGCGATCACCGCCGATCCACGAATAGACGCGGATGCGATCGCGCACCGGGCCGCCGAGCAGCTGGTGCACGGGCACGCCGTGATGCTTGCCCTTGATGTCCCACAGCGCCTGGTCGATGCCGGCGATCGCACTCATCAGCACGGGGCCGCCGCGATAGAAGCCGCCGCGGTACATCACGCTCCACAGGTCTTCGATGTGGCGCGGGTCCTTGCCGACCAGGTAGTCGGAAAGTTCTTCCACGGCGGCCGCCACGGTATGCGCGCGACCTTCGACGATCGGCTCGCCCCAGCCGACGATGCCGGCATCGGTGTCGATGCGCAGGAACAGCCAGCGCGGGGGAACGATGTAGGTGGTGAGGCGGGTGATCTTCATGCACGCGATCCTTTGGCGTCGAGATGACGCTGCCACGCGTCGGCGAACTCGCGCGCGCGGACGGCAACGTCGCCGGCCGGGCGGCCGGGGGCGTAGAGGGAGGAGCCGATGCCGAAACCGCCTGCACCGGCGGCGAGCCACGGCGCCATGTTGTCCGGCGAGATGCCGCCGACCGGCATCACGGCGACATGCGGAGGCAGCACGGCGCGCCATGCCTTGAGCACGGCGGGGCTGGCCTGTTCGGCCGGGAAGAGCTTCAGCGCATCGGCGCCGGCGGCCAATGCGGCAAAGGCCTCGGTGGGCGTGGCGACGCCAGGCACGCAATAGAGGCCGGCCTGCTTGGCGGCACGGATCACGGCGACGTCCGCGTGCGGCATCACCACCAGACGGCCGCCGGCGTCGGCAAGGTCCTTCACCTTCGCCGGATCGAGCACGGTGCCCGCGCCCACCAGATAATCGTCGCCCAGCGCGTCGACCAGTCGACGGATGCTTTCGAACGGCCGCGGCGAATTGAGCGGTACTTCGAGCATGCGGAAGCCCGCGCCGACGAGCGCGTGACCGACCTCGACGGATTCCTCCGGTGTGAGTCCGCGCAGGATCGCGACGAGAGGGAGGGGTTCAAGCCAGTTCTTCATGGATCATGCCGCTGCGGTAGGGGAGACCAGGGCCGCCTCGGTCGCGATGCGCCAAAGGCCGTGTGCCGTGGTGTTGTCGGGAGCCGTGTCGATGTCGATGGCGAAGACGGCGGCCGCTTTCAGATAGCGCTCGCACAACGCGCCTTCGCCGACCATCTGCACGCGCGTGCGTGCGTCGAGCCAGCCGGCGGCCAGCGCCATGCGCAGCTCGTCGCCGATCAGCAGGCCCGACAGATAGTCGGCCACCGCAGCGGGTGCGAGGACGCCGTCGAGCATCAGGGTGCGCGCGGAGAACACGCGTGAAAGCGCACCGGCTGAATCGCTCGCCTTCGCCGCGACCACGCCGCGAAGGAACGCCTGCTCGTCGTTGGCGTCGGCCGGCAGCTGCGCGCCGAGGATGGAGTGCTGCATCAGCAAGCCGAACAGCTCACCGGTCATCACCGTCGCAAAACCCGCCACCGCACCATCGCGCAGCGACACCCACTTGCTGTGCGTGCCCGGCAGCAGCAGGCAGCCGCGCTGCCCGATCGAAGGCGAGAAGGCGAGCGCGCCGACCACCTGGGTTTCTTCGCCACGCATCACATCCGGACGCTGCGGATCGCGCAGGCCGGGAACGAGATGGATGACACGACCACCCGGAACCTCCAGGTGCGTCAGCGCGCCCGCGAGCCGGTCGACGCGGGTGGGCGTGTCGAGATACGGCACTTCCTGCCAGCCGTTGCGACTGCCGACCATGCCGCAGGCCAGTACCGGCACATCCGGCCAGTGCTGCACGGCCTGCGCGAACGCTTCGGCGAAACCGCCTTCGGGCAGGCGGCGGATGCCATGCGGAAACGCGCGTTTTTCTTCGACCTGCCCGCGGCTGTCGTAGCGATATGCACGCAGGTGCGTGCTGCCCCAGTCCAGGCCGATGAGCGCTGTGGTCACGCGCTGGCCTTCTTGCGGCCGCGGCTGCTGCGGCTGCGCTGCAGGTTGGCAAGCGAGTCGGCGATCATGCTCTGCATGGTCTTGCGCGCCACTTCCGGCTGCTTGCGACGGATCGCCTCCAGCACCTTCTGGTGGTACGGCAGCGAATACTTGAAGTTGCCGGCGTTGCGCGCCGACAGGGTGAAGAACGTGCCGAGCGCGGTCTCGATCACCGAGAACAGCGATTGCATGAGTTCATTGCCGGTCGCGTGCAGCACGGCGTCGTGGAAGAGCAGGTCGGCGTGCGACCACTCGTCCAGTGTCTGCGCGGCGTCCATCGCGTTGTAGGCTTCTTCGATGGCGGCCAGCTGCGGTGCGGTGCGCCGACGTGCGGCCGCAGCGGCAGCGGCGGGTTCGATGATCTCGCGCATCTCCACCAGCTTGTCGACGAAGTCGTCGGTGGGCATGGAGGCGCAGCGCCAGGCGAGCACGTCGGCATCGAGCTGGTTCCAGTAGCGCTCTTCCAGCACGCGCGCGCCCACGCCCGTACGCGATTCGATCAGGCCCTTGGCGGAAAGCACCTTGAGCGCTTCGCGCAACGCGGTGCGGCTGACCTGCAGGCTCTCGGCCAGGGTCTCTTCGCGCGGGAGGATTTCGCCGGGCTTCACCTTGCCGCTGACGATGCGCTGCCCCAGTTCGTGCATGACATGGCCGTACAGGCTGCGAACTGCGATCGGCTTCTTCATGAAATCCTCTGACCCCCGGTTCTGGCGACTGGCGCCCGTACGTGCGCGGGCGAAGATAGGCCGCCCGAATCATTTGTCATACAAACGGACTATAAGCAAGTTGCTCGGCGCCTGCCAAGCTGTTTTGCATGGTTTCTTCGTGCGAAGACGCGGACATGACGGGCCGCGACGGAAACACGCGATGACGCACTGCAGAAACTTGTGGCCTGGATCACCTTTGGGCATGGCCATCGTGCTTCCGCTCCACCGCATGAAAACCGCGACATGGCGATCCATCGAGCATGCCAGTGTCCGCAATGTCGCATCGCACCAACAAAAATTTCGGTGACCAGG
The window above is part of the Dyella jiangningensis genome. Proteins encoded here:
- a CDS encoding SDR family NAD(P)-dependent oxidoreductase, producing the protein MTAFATYPSLLDRHVFISGGATGIGAAFVEHFAQQGARVSFVDIDHASGEQLVESLAASKHRPLFLPCDVTDLDTLQASIDAARATHGPVGVLVNNAANDVRHTFGQTTPAEFDRNIAINLRHQYFATQAVRDDMRTLGGGSVICLGSTGWMKKNAGYPMYAMAKAAVHGLVNGLARELGHDRIRINALVPGWVITEKQRRLWLDAEGEAEIARVQCLPGYLMADDLARAALFLGADDSRMCTGQDFIVDGGWV
- the dgoD gene encoding galactonate dehydratase, which codes for MKITRLTTYIVPPRWLFLRIDTDAGIVGWGEPIVEGRAHTVAAAVEELSDYLVGKDPRHIEDLWSVMYRGGFYRGGPVLMSAIAGIDQALWDIKGKHHGVPVHQLLGGPVRDRIRVYSWIGGDRPADTARQAKDAVARGFTAVKMNATEELQYVDTYDKVEQVIANVAAVRDAVGPHVGIGVDFHGRVHKPMAKVLAKELDPYKLMFIEEPVLSDHLEALPELAAISPAPIALGERLYTRYDFKRVLQMGGVDIIQPDPSHSGGITETRKIAAMAEAYDVALALHCPLGPIALAACLQLDAVSYNAFIQEQSLGIHYNAGNDLLDYVHDRSVFAYHDGFVTIPGGPGLGISVNEAYVAERAAVGHRWRNPIWRHADGSVAEW
- a CDS encoding sugar porter family MFS transporter, whose translation is MNAQAIASSSTQSKATVVFVCILAALAGLMFGLDVGVISGATQFIQAEYKVSDHTIEWIVSSMMFGAAAGALAASWLSGHLGRKRSLVLGAVLFVIGSLLSGMAWSPETLIASRVVLGIAIGIASFTAPLYLAEVAPEYIRGAMISTYQLMITIGILVAFLSDTAFSYSGAWRWMLGIIAVPGVLFLLGVLFLPDSPRWLLMRGRRQEAIDVLQRLRGDSDVVSREVADIDEQLKTPQRGWHMFLENRNFRRSVWLGVLLQLMQQFTGMNVVMYYAPRIFQVMGYDTAAQMWFTALVGLTNVLATFIAIALIDRWGRKPILYTGFAVMAAGLAVVGLMMHNGIHDQGTQIFTVAMLLMFIVGFAMSAGPLIWTLCSEIQPLKGRDFGIGCSTFTNWACNYLVGISFLSLLNGIGNANTFWLYAALNAVFIVLTFWLVPETKGVTLEQIERNLMSGKRLRDIGR
- a CDS encoding 2-dehydro-3-deoxy-6-phosphogalactonate aldolase, whose amino-acid sequence is MKNWLEPLPLVAILRGLTPEESVEVGHALVGAGFRMLEVPLNSPRPFESIRRLVDALGDDYLVGAGTVLDPAKVKDLADAGGRLVVMPHADVAVIRAAKQAGLYCVPGVATPTEAFAALAAGADALKLFPAEQASPAVLKAWRAVLPPHVAVMPVGGISPDNMAPWLAAGAGGFGIGSSLYAPGRPAGDVAVRAREFADAWQRHLDAKGSRA
- a CDS encoding FadR/GntR family transcriptional regulator, which translates into the protein MKKPIAVRSLYGHVMHELGQRIVSGKVKPGEILPREETLAESLQVSRTALREALKVLSAKGLIESRTGVGARVLEERYWNQLDADVLAWRCASMPTDDFVDKLVEMREIIEPAAAAAAARRRTAPQLAAIEEAYNAMDAAQTLDEWSHADLLFHDAVLHATGNELMQSLFSVIETALGTFFTLSARNAGNFKYSLPYHQKVLEAIRRKQPEVARKTMQSMIADSLANLQRSRSSRGRKKASA
- a CDS encoding SMP-30/gluconolactonase/LRE family protein, whose product is MNTRATVAMQVHNTLGEGVLWCDRGQVLYWTDIHASTLWRYRPHDGALHQWSLPERLACFVLCEADGWLLLGLASQLAFFHPASQRLVPIMAVEAGQPTRLNDGACDRQGRFVFGTLHEPTDGGPKQPVGSFHRLNHDLSLERLPLPGVAISNSVAFSPDGDLMYFCDSLTRTIQCCDYGDQVSNVRTFVALDDPRGEPDGSAVDAEGALWNAQWGLGRVVRYTSEGRMDRCIDVAASQPTRPAFGGTHLSTLYITSARDGLDEAALASQPYAGALFAVHSDFGGLPEPRFPGPPPHVIAAA
- a CDS encoding 2-dehydro-3-deoxygalactonokinase — encoded protein: MTTALIGLDWGSTHLRAYRYDSRGQVEEKRAFPHGIRRLPEGGFAEAFAQAVQHWPDVPVLACGMVGSRNGWQEVPYLDTPTRVDRLAGALTHLEVPGGRVIHLVPGLRDPQRPDVMRGEETQVVGALAFSPSIGQRGCLLLPGTHSKWVSLRDGAVAGFATVMTGELFGLLMQHSILGAQLPADANDEQAFLRGVVAAKASDSAGALSRVFSARTLMLDGVLAPAAVADYLSGLLIGDELRMALAAGWLDARTRVQMVGEGALCERYLKAAAVFAIDIDTAPDNTTAHGLWRIATEAALVSPTAAA